A region from the Cryptosporangium arvum DSM 44712 genome encodes:
- a CDS encoding TetR/AcrR family transcriptional regulator: MPKVSQLHLDARRQEILAGARACFARHGYEGATVRRLEEETGLSRGAIFHHFRDKESLFLAVAEDDAAEMAAVVAEQGLVQVMRNLLDDEFSPEQAGWLGTQLEVSRRLRTDKDFAARWAARSEAISQATHDRLVRQREAGVLREDVDLQTLQRFLELALDGLVLHLAMGRPAGELGTVLDLVEEAVRRR; the protein is encoded by the coding sequence ATGCCCAAGGTCAGCCAGCTGCACCTCGACGCCCGACGGCAGGAGATCCTCGCCGGCGCCAGGGCCTGCTTCGCCCGCCACGGGTACGAGGGCGCGACCGTGCGGCGCCTGGAGGAGGAGACCGGTCTCTCCCGGGGCGCGATCTTCCACCACTTCCGCGACAAGGAATCGCTGTTCCTCGCGGTCGCCGAGGACGACGCCGCCGAGATGGCCGCGGTCGTCGCCGAGCAGGGTCTCGTGCAGGTGATGCGCAACCTGCTCGACGACGAGTTCAGCCCCGAGCAGGCGGGGTGGCTCGGCACGCAGCTCGAGGTCTCCCGGCGCCTGCGCACCGACAAGGACTTCGCGGCGCGCTGGGCGGCCCGGTCCGAGGCGATCTCCCAGGCCACCCACGACCGCCTGGTACGCCAGCGCGAGGCCGGCGTCCTGCGCGAGGACGTGGACCTGCAGACGCTCCAGCGGTTCCTGGAGCTCGCCCTCGACGGCCTGGTGCTCCACCTGGCCATGGGCCGTCCCGCCGGCGAGCTGGGCACGGTCCTGGACCTCGTGGAAGAGGCCGTCCGGCGCCGTTAG
- a CDS encoding SAM-dependent methyltransferase, translating into MGAGVDGYAAAAQYYDLLHAERSAARASALLAAVGSEVTHGVLDLGAGTGSALAALAAEVPEVPIVAVEPSVGMRTALYARLAADPALRARTTVLPENAERFTVAEFADLAVCLDTSPAFPPPYRPDIWERVRDALVPGGLFLLDEPRLTEPVVQQPRELGRATVGTHTVVGSVRGEPAGQRQWWEYRYTVLDAEGEVVSEAETEFYTWPVTPDELREELTDAGFVVKDGLDVGGPVIQARR; encoded by the coding sequence GTGGGGGCCGGGGTGGACGGGTACGCGGCTGCGGCGCAGTACTACGACCTGCTGCACGCGGAGCGGTCGGCCGCCAGGGCGTCGGCGTTGCTCGCGGCGGTCGGGAGCGAGGTCACCCACGGTGTCCTCGACCTGGGCGCCGGCACCGGGTCGGCGTTGGCCGCGCTGGCCGCCGAGGTGCCCGAGGTACCGATCGTGGCGGTGGAGCCGTCGGTGGGGATGCGCACGGCGCTCTACGCCCGGCTGGCGGCGGATCCGGCCCTGCGCGCACGCACCACCGTGCTGCCGGAGAACGCCGAGCGCTTCACGGTCGCGGAGTTCGCCGACCTGGCCGTCTGCCTCGACACCAGCCCGGCGTTCCCGCCGCCGTACCGGCCCGACATCTGGGAGCGGGTGCGTGACGCGCTCGTCCCCGGTGGGTTGTTCCTGCTCGACGAGCCGCGGCTGACCGAGCCGGTCGTGCAGCAGCCGCGTGAGCTCGGCCGGGCCACCGTGGGGACGCACACGGTCGTCGGGTCGGTGCGCGGAGAGCCCGCCGGCCAGCGGCAGTGGTGGGAGTACCGGTACACGGTGCTCGACGCCGAGGGTGAGGTCGTCTCCGAGGCCGAGACCGAGTTCTACACCTGGCCGGTGACGCCCGACGAGCTCCGCGAAGAGCTCACCGACGCGGGCTTCGTCGTCAAGGACGGCCTGGACGTCGGGGGACCGGTGATCCAGGCGCGCCGCTAA
- a CDS encoding peptidoglycan-binding domain-containing protein, whose product MTAVRFSPHPSGADEVTVTISTTRRRVRALGAALALSVATGLGVAPVAAAAATPAAKTPAAPASLPTGIEALAPYVAQSSCEWVDKPGSIALGTLLKTTYPDTSYGVTRGCTGTMNSEHYDGRAVDWMNSIRKPTQAAQATAVLDWLFATDAAGNKFANARRLGVMYVIWDGKIWGSYNQVWKPYSTCASHPEAGWDTTCHRDHVHFSLSWAGAMKRTSYWTGSVAANDYGPCRTSDLNYAAPYRGVNPTRCASYAKLTAPAGSGAAYAGLVKFSGAQLQAGASGNAVKALQTGLGLSADGSFGASTTEAVTQFKSTHGLPANGVVDAATWRVLLAALKPGAPAAKPTTPVAPATPAASPPKPAASPAKPVSSPAKPVSSPAKPAAKPAAGPAKPANALAQYRNTTLKVGSRGAAVTALQRRLKLPTVTGTFATKTQNAVKIFQRTHRLPVTGVVNRATWIALGA is encoded by the coding sequence GTGACCGCCGTTCGGTTCAGCCCGCACCCGTCCGGCGCCGACGAGGTCACCGTGACGATCTCGACGACTCGCCGCCGTGTCCGTGCCCTCGGAGCCGCGCTCGCCCTGTCCGTGGCCACCGGCCTGGGCGTCGCCCCGGTCGCCGCGGCCGCCGCGACGCCGGCCGCGAAGACCCCGGCCGCGCCGGCGAGCCTGCCGACCGGCATCGAGGCCCTGGCGCCGTACGTGGCGCAGTCGTCCTGCGAGTGGGTCGACAAGCCCGGCTCGATCGCGCTCGGCACGCTGCTCAAGACCACGTACCCCGACACGTCGTACGGCGTCACGCGCGGCTGCACCGGGACGATGAACAGCGAGCACTACGACGGTCGCGCCGTCGACTGGATGAACTCGATCCGCAAGCCGACCCAGGCCGCGCAGGCCACCGCGGTGCTCGACTGGCTGTTCGCCACCGACGCCGCCGGCAACAAGTTCGCGAACGCCCGCCGGCTCGGCGTCATGTACGTCATCTGGGACGGGAAGATCTGGGGCAGCTACAACCAGGTCTGGAAGCCGTACTCGACCTGCGCGTCGCACCCCGAGGCCGGGTGGGACACCACGTGCCACCGCGACCACGTGCACTTCAGCCTCTCCTGGGCCGGCGCGATGAAGCGGACCTCGTACTGGACCGGGTCGGTCGCGGCGAACGACTACGGGCCGTGCCGGACGTCGGACCTCAACTACGCGGCGCCCTACCGTGGAGTCAACCCGACCCGGTGCGCCTCGTACGCGAAGCTGACCGCTCCCGCGGGGTCGGGCGCCGCCTACGCCGGCCTGGTCAAGTTCTCCGGCGCGCAGTTGCAGGCCGGTGCGAGCGGCAACGCGGTGAAGGCACTGCAGACCGGGCTGGGGCTCAGCGCCGACGGGTCGTTCGGAGCGAGCACGACCGAGGCCGTGACGCAGTTCAAGTCGACGCACGGGCTGCCGGCCAACGGTGTGGTCGACGCGGCGACCTGGCGCGTGCTGCTGGCCGCGCTCAAGCCCGGCGCCCCGGCCGCCAAGCCCACCACGCCGGTGGCCCCGGCGACGCCCGCGGCAAGCCCTCCGAAGCCCGCCGCGAGCCCCGCGAAGCCCGTCTCGAGCCCCGCGAAGCCCGTCTCGAGCCCCGCGAAGCCCGCCGCGAAGCCTGCCGCGGGCCCGGCGAAGCCCGCCAACGCGCTCGCCCAGTACCGGAACACGACGCTGAAGGTCGGCTCGAGGGGTGCGGCCGTGACCGCGCTGCAGCGGCGGCTGAAGCTGCCCACCGTGACCGGCACGTTCGCCACCAAGACCCAGAACGCGGTGAAGATCTTCCAGCGGACGCACCGCCTGCCGGTGACCGGCGTCGTCAACCGGGCCACCTGGATCGCCCTCGGCGCGTAG